In Helianthus annuus cultivar XRQ/B chromosome 9, HanXRQr2.0-SUNRISE, whole genome shotgun sequence, the following are encoded in one genomic region:
- the LOC110877578 gene encoding uncharacterized protein LOC110877578 isoform X2 yields MSEEHQEAPASEEGPVPVLRWDLGLFEQIVRSFRFPPEWDARYPAQGQTAADAPPGYITLFEDFFLQGNFRLPATNFFGSILSYYKFHISQLSPPGMVRVRHFEFLCQSHGIEPTVNKFRVFYQLQRTMGFFSFASRGTAKKILLNPPKSFHDWKPKFFFIREEVLPIAMPFREWTEVIPKEDLPIPKSAQWYQQLTATPNRVFGENVLVAAKMSDQWSPSSRELPVLKIGDQETQLYQAAFPAFGGSMGVRPLRDDEEGWYDQIKGNFMFPPADAFASPPDATEGVLRDLGVDPEEKKKKPSKKKKKADVEVTSKGPGASRATTAAVKAMGKTGAGGSKGSGSAGSRNPDADATPSQPEDEEEEEEETAPLIGRKRGRSEATTGMASAPVSVVIPVVGKKSKLRSLYQFSPEIKKKTPEKGVKFVEPSTKRPKVATEPSDSAARDAAKTAEAQRKAEEDRRKEESRIAAQKKAEERKRKEEEEKKRKEEEERKLEAERKRKAEEERKLREEADRQRKAEEARKERAADQSSVQGQSGVPKPPPAAPIVTSKGLGRYVSSGASSGGAGGYNPNVIGAKDTVGDIYYKTYTEEERGDAPHQAPWSLRQKDTFVEFGPSRDWYLNQFTPGEVNRQKAKPHEMLYRTYILAEANARSANHQIVREWRTMVRERADWEAYRERVLKRVGEFEKAKATFDEEKAKFEADRKAEEWGREGLQKKLHNVEEQLAKEKAEFKRICAQDNERTYALRQKIVGLEATVADLTSKVEEAQGEKTAKQQMEVELTEAKVQLSNKDKDLHAKDVEIAELKRRLNEQIDRCESLEIDLEAEKVKATDAEEARAVSTAALNVAQTNYSEAQGIVDTLVSEAEWMRTRGIVLVANSILNAGELDRAVAALTDAARAVGHRGGYLECADHVERMLGQEFDTSHCSVTEQADAALASAENSYDNLSLPIMDLVVSALKKDDWCQRLKAILDPPITVESSDEEAAGDDGGGDDDGDDGEGNEDDDGEKKEDK; encoded by the exons ATGAGTGAAGAACATCAAGAAGCTCCTGCTAGTGAGGAGGGGCCAGTCCCAGTCCTGAGATGGGACTTAGGTTTATTCGAACAGATCGTTCGAAGTTTTAGGtttccaccggagtgggatgcccggTACCCTGCTCAGGGTCAGACCGCGGCTGATGCCCCACCCGGTTACATTACTTTGTTCGAAGACTTCTTCCTTCAAGGAAACTTCCGGCTGCCGGCGACTAACTTCTTTGGTAGCATATTGTCCTACTACAAGTTTCATATCTCACAGTTAAGCCCACCTGGGATGGTGAGGGTGAGGCACTTTGAGTTCTTGTGTCAATCTCACGGCATTGAGCCGACGGTGAATAAGTTTCGTGTCTTCTATCAACTGCAAAGAAcaatggggttcttttcttttgCTAGCCGTGGTACGGCTAAGAAGATTTTGTTGAATCCTCCCAAGAGTTTCCACGACTGGAAACCCAAGTTCTTCTTCATCCGGGAGGAAGTCTTGCCAATAGCTATGCCGTTTAGGGAATGGACCGAGGTTATACCAAAGGAGGACCTTCCTATACCGAAGTCTGCTCAGTGGTATCAGCAGCTTACCGCAACCCCTAACCGGGTATTTGGGGAGAATGTTCTGGTTGCTGCcaagatgagtgaccagtggtcacctaGTAGCAGGGAACTCCCGGTCTTGAAGATCGGGGATCAAG AGACGCAACTCTATCAGGCTGCCTTCCCAGCCTTTGGTGGCTCCATGGGCGTTCGCCCTCTGCGCGATGATGAGGAAGGCTGGTATGACCAGATAAAGGGGAACTTCATGTTTCCTCCTGCTGACGCCTTCGCCTCGCCGCCGGATGCAACTGAAG gtgtgttgcgcgatcTGGGGGTTGAcccagaggagaagaagaagaaaccttcgaagaagaaaaagaaggcgGATGTTGAAGTGACCAGCAAGGGTCCTGGCGCCAGTCGCGCAACTACTGCTGCTGTCAAAG CTATGGGAAAGACTGGCGCTGGTGGGTCAAAGGgctctgggagcgcgggttcCCGTAACCCGGATGCTGACGCAACTCCATCTCAACCtgaggatgaagaagaagaggaagaagagactGCCCCGTTGATTGGAAGAAAGAGGGGTAGAAGCGAGGCGACAACTGGTATGGCCTCTGCGCCTGTTTCagttgttattcccgttgttgGGAAGAAGAGCAAGTTGCGCTCGTTATACCAGTTTTCTCCTG agatcaagaagaagacccctgaaaagGGGGTTAAGTTTGTTGAACCCAGCACGAAAAGACCTAAGGTTGCCACTGAACCTTCCGATTCTGCTGCGCGTGATGCTGCGAAAACTGCTGAAGCGCAGCGAAAGGCAGAAGAGGATCGGAGGAAAGAAGAGAGTAGGATTGCTGCGCAGAAGAAGGCTGAAGAGCGAAAGCgcaaagaagaggaagagaaaaagaggaaggaggaggaggagagaaAGCTGGAGGCGGAGAGGAAGAGGAAAGCGGAAGAGGAGAGAAAGCTGAGGGAGGAGGCGGATAGGCAGAGGAAGGCGGAAGAGGCGAGGAAAGAAAGAGCTGCCGATCAGTCTTCCGTTCAAGGGCAGTCTGGTGTCCCAAAACCTCCCCCTGCTGCGCCGATTGTTACCTCTAAGGGGTTAGGGCGCTATGTGTCTAGTGGTGCAAGCTCTGGAGGAGCTGGGGGCTATAACCCCAATGTGATAGGTGCGAAGGATACCGTCGGGGACATATATTATAAAACTTATACTGAAGAGGAACGTGGTGATGCTCCTCATCAAGCCCCTTGGAGCTTAAGGCAGAAGGATACGTTTGTTGAATTTGGTCCTTCTCGCGATTGGTACTTGAACCAATTCACTCCTGGCGAAGTTAACCGTCAAAAGGCGAAGCCGCATGAAATGTTGTATCGCACTTACATTCTTGCCGAGGCCAACGCTCGATCTGCTAACCATCAGATAGTTCGTGAATGGCGAACAATGGTCAGAGAGCGCGCCGACTGGGAGGCTTACCGAGAACGTGTGCTAAAACGTGTTGGTGAATTTGAGAAGGCTAAGGCCACATTTGATGAGGAGAaagccaagtttgaggctgatAGGAAAGCTGAAGAGTGGGGTCGCGAGGGCCTGCAAAAGAAACTTCATAATGTGGAagagcaactggccaaggagaaggccgagttcaaGCGTATATGCGCTCAAGACAACGAGCGTACTTATGCTCTACGCCAGAAGATCGTTGGTCTTGAGGCTACAGTTGCGGACTTGACCTCAAAGGTGGAGGAAGCGCAGGGTGAAAAAactgccaagcagcagatggag GTTGAGCTGACTGAAGCCAAGGTGCAATTGTCTAACAAGGACAAGGATCTCCATGCCAAGGACGTTGAGATAGCGGAACTCAAGCGTCGCTTGAATGAGCAAATCGATAGATGCGAGTCTTTGGAGATTGACCTTGAGGCTGAGAAGGTCAAGGCCACCGATgctgaggaggcgcgtgctgtCAGCACTGCGGCGCTTAACGTGGCTCAGACAAATTATTCTGAGGCCCAAGGCATTGTGGACACGCTTGTTTCTGAAGCAGAATGGATGCGCACTCGGGGAATAGTGCTG gttgccaactccatccTGAACGCCGGCGAGCTAGATCGCGCTGTTGCTGCTCTTACGGATGCGGCGCGTGCAGTTGGTCATCGAGGAGGTTACCTGGAGTGTGCTGATCACGTTGAGCGAATGCTGGGACAAGAATTCGATACAAGTCATTGCTCAGTGACGGAACAAGCTGATGCTGCGCTGGCCAGTGCTGAGAACTCATATGACAACCTCTCCTTGCCCATCATGGACTTGGTTGTTAGTGCCTTAAAAAAGGATGATTGGTGTCAGCGCCTCAAGGCGATCCTTGATCCACCGATTACTGTTGAATCATCTGATGAGGAAGCAGCTGGTGATGATGGCGGAGGTGATGACGATGGCGACGATGGTGAAGGGaacgaagatgatgatggtgagaaGAAAGAAGACAAATAG
- the LOC110877578 gene encoding uncharacterized protein LOC110877578 isoform X1, whose product MSEEHQEAPASEEGPVPVLRWDLGLFEQIVRSFRFPPEWDARYPAQGQTAADAPPGYITLFEDFFLQGNFRLPATNFFGSILSYYKFHISQLSPPGMVRVRHFEFLCQSHGIEPTVNKFRVFYQLQRTMGFFSFASRGTAKKILLNPPKSFHDWKPKFFFIREEVLPIAMPFREWTEVIPKEDLPIPKSAQWYQQLTATPNRVFGENVLVAAKMSDQWSPSSRELPVLKIGDQETQLYQAAFPAFGGSMGVRPLRDDEEGWYDQIKGNFMFPPADAFASPPDATEGVLRDLGVDPEEKKKKPSKKKKKADVEVTSKGPGASRATTAAVKGTLRLRQRDLDDYVIISDSYEGLSYAAMGKTGAGGSKGSGSAGSRNPDADATPSQPEDEEEEEEETAPLIGRKRGRSEATTGMASAPVSVVIPVVGKKSKLRSLYQFSPEIKKKTPEKGVKFVEPSTKRPKVATEPSDSAARDAAKTAEAQRKAEEDRRKEESRIAAQKKAEERKRKEEEEKKRKEEEERKLEAERKRKAEEERKLREEADRQRKAEEARKERAADQSSVQGQSGVPKPPPAAPIVTSKGLGRYVSSGASSGGAGGYNPNVIGAKDTVGDIYYKTYTEEERGDAPHQAPWSLRQKDTFVEFGPSRDWYLNQFTPGEVNRQKAKPHEMLYRTYILAEANARSANHQIVREWRTMVRERADWEAYRERVLKRVGEFEKAKATFDEEKAKFEADRKAEEWGREGLQKKLHNVEEQLAKEKAEFKRICAQDNERTYALRQKIVGLEATVADLTSKVEEAQGEKTAKQQMEVELTEAKVQLSNKDKDLHAKDVEIAELKRRLNEQIDRCESLEIDLEAEKVKATDAEEARAVSTAALNVAQTNYSEAQGIVDTLVSEAEWMRTRGIVLVANSILNAGELDRAVAALTDAARAVGHRGGYLECADHVERMLGQEFDTSHCSVTEQADAALASAENSYDNLSLPIMDLVVSALKKDDWCQRLKAILDPPITVESSDEEAAGDDGGGDDDGDDGEGNEDDDGEKKEDK is encoded by the exons ATGAGTGAAGAACATCAAGAAGCTCCTGCTAGTGAGGAGGGGCCAGTCCCAGTCCTGAGATGGGACTTAGGTTTATTCGAACAGATCGTTCGAAGTTTTAGGtttccaccggagtgggatgcccggTACCCTGCTCAGGGTCAGACCGCGGCTGATGCCCCACCCGGTTACATTACTTTGTTCGAAGACTTCTTCCTTCAAGGAAACTTCCGGCTGCCGGCGACTAACTTCTTTGGTAGCATATTGTCCTACTACAAGTTTCATATCTCACAGTTAAGCCCACCTGGGATGGTGAGGGTGAGGCACTTTGAGTTCTTGTGTCAATCTCACGGCATTGAGCCGACGGTGAATAAGTTTCGTGTCTTCTATCAACTGCAAAGAAcaatggggttcttttcttttgCTAGCCGTGGTACGGCTAAGAAGATTTTGTTGAATCCTCCCAAGAGTTTCCACGACTGGAAACCCAAGTTCTTCTTCATCCGGGAGGAAGTCTTGCCAATAGCTATGCCGTTTAGGGAATGGACCGAGGTTATACCAAAGGAGGACCTTCCTATACCGAAGTCTGCTCAGTGGTATCAGCAGCTTACCGCAACCCCTAACCGGGTATTTGGGGAGAATGTTCTGGTTGCTGCcaagatgagtgaccagtggtcacctaGTAGCAGGGAACTCCCGGTCTTGAAGATCGGGGATCAAG AGACGCAACTCTATCAGGCTGCCTTCCCAGCCTTTGGTGGCTCCATGGGCGTTCGCCCTCTGCGCGATGATGAGGAAGGCTGGTATGACCAGATAAAGGGGAACTTCATGTTTCCTCCTGCTGACGCCTTCGCCTCGCCGCCGGATGCAACTGAAG gtgtgttgcgcgatcTGGGGGTTGAcccagaggagaagaagaagaaaccttcgaagaagaaaaagaaggcgGATGTTGAAGTGACCAGCAAGGGTCCTGGCGCCAGTCGCGCAACTACTGCTGCTGTCAAAGGTACGCTTCGCCTCCGGCAACGTGACTTAGACGATTACGTGATAATCAGTGACTCTTATGAAGGTTTATCATATGCAGCTATGGGAAAGACTGGCGCTGGTGGGTCAAAGGgctctgggagcgcgggttcCCGTAACCCGGATGCTGACGCAACTCCATCTCAACCtgaggatgaagaagaagaggaagaagagactGCCCCGTTGATTGGAAGAAAGAGGGGTAGAAGCGAGGCGACAACTGGTATGGCCTCTGCGCCTGTTTCagttgttattcccgttgttgGGAAGAAGAGCAAGTTGCGCTCGTTATACCAGTTTTCTCCTG agatcaagaagaagacccctgaaaagGGGGTTAAGTTTGTTGAACCCAGCACGAAAAGACCTAAGGTTGCCACTGAACCTTCCGATTCTGCTGCGCGTGATGCTGCGAAAACTGCTGAAGCGCAGCGAAAGGCAGAAGAGGATCGGAGGAAAGAAGAGAGTAGGATTGCTGCGCAGAAGAAGGCTGAAGAGCGAAAGCgcaaagaagaggaagagaaaaagaggaaggaggaggaggagagaaAGCTGGAGGCGGAGAGGAAGAGGAAAGCGGAAGAGGAGAGAAAGCTGAGGGAGGAGGCGGATAGGCAGAGGAAGGCGGAAGAGGCGAGGAAAGAAAGAGCTGCCGATCAGTCTTCCGTTCAAGGGCAGTCTGGTGTCCCAAAACCTCCCCCTGCTGCGCCGATTGTTACCTCTAAGGGGTTAGGGCGCTATGTGTCTAGTGGTGCAAGCTCTGGAGGAGCTGGGGGCTATAACCCCAATGTGATAGGTGCGAAGGATACCGTCGGGGACATATATTATAAAACTTATACTGAAGAGGAACGTGGTGATGCTCCTCATCAAGCCCCTTGGAGCTTAAGGCAGAAGGATACGTTTGTTGAATTTGGTCCTTCTCGCGATTGGTACTTGAACCAATTCACTCCTGGCGAAGTTAACCGTCAAAAGGCGAAGCCGCATGAAATGTTGTATCGCACTTACATTCTTGCCGAGGCCAACGCTCGATCTGCTAACCATCAGATAGTTCGTGAATGGCGAACAATGGTCAGAGAGCGCGCCGACTGGGAGGCTTACCGAGAACGTGTGCTAAAACGTGTTGGTGAATTTGAGAAGGCTAAGGCCACATTTGATGAGGAGAaagccaagtttgaggctgatAGGAAAGCTGAAGAGTGGGGTCGCGAGGGCCTGCAAAAGAAACTTCATAATGTGGAagagcaactggccaaggagaaggccgagttcaaGCGTATATGCGCTCAAGACAACGAGCGTACTTATGCTCTACGCCAGAAGATCGTTGGTCTTGAGGCTACAGTTGCGGACTTGACCTCAAAGGTGGAGGAAGCGCAGGGTGAAAAAactgccaagcagcagatggag GTTGAGCTGACTGAAGCCAAGGTGCAATTGTCTAACAAGGACAAGGATCTCCATGCCAAGGACGTTGAGATAGCGGAACTCAAGCGTCGCTTGAATGAGCAAATCGATAGATGCGAGTCTTTGGAGATTGACCTTGAGGCTGAGAAGGTCAAGGCCACCGATgctgaggaggcgcgtgctgtCAGCACTGCGGCGCTTAACGTGGCTCAGACAAATTATTCTGAGGCCCAAGGCATTGTGGACACGCTTGTTTCTGAAGCAGAATGGATGCGCACTCGGGGAATAGTGCTG gttgccaactccatccTGAACGCCGGCGAGCTAGATCGCGCTGTTGCTGCTCTTACGGATGCGGCGCGTGCAGTTGGTCATCGAGGAGGTTACCTGGAGTGTGCTGATCACGTTGAGCGAATGCTGGGACAAGAATTCGATACAAGTCATTGCTCAGTGACGGAACAAGCTGATGCTGCGCTGGCCAGTGCTGAGAACTCATATGACAACCTCTCCTTGCCCATCATGGACTTGGTTGTTAGTGCCTTAAAAAAGGATGATTGGTGTCAGCGCCTCAAGGCGATCCTTGATCCACCGATTACTGTTGAATCATCTGATGAGGAAGCAGCTGGTGATGATGGCGGAGGTGATGACGATGGCGACGATGGTGAAGGGaacgaagatgatgatggtgagaaGAAAGAAGACAAATAG